Proteins encoded by one window of Methermicoccus shengliensis DSM 18856:
- a CDS encoding tetratricopeptide repeat protein, translating into MRAWVVAAMAVLMCVHVVAISAMAQPSSVDELLKEAGSKYYLGEYAEAKEIYLKVLELDERNVFALYGVANCLYALESYAEAIEYYERALDVQPDNVVLLNNIANAYYALKRYEDAIAYYERALRVDPANEVVLENLANAQYAAGDYEGADATLKKLERVRLPTYILTARTLMERGNYTGAIQYYQRALDVEPENISLLVELSYAQYRSGSLEDALATHAKALERMERARGYSGALSLSDDSGRVVRLAEVGIPYTLRLALEPGPDARAGYVYVKIYGSEDSEDTPAVWVDGRPYYAPIILRSDERAGPRVVFTQAGTYTFQLNEADAQYVVQVLDPARMSELASQRAMSTYVGGLLLMAGIGVVLLGFIAYRLGRGMGR; encoded by the coding sequence TTGAGGGCTTGGGTAGTGGCTGCGATGGCTGTGCTCATGTGTGTGCATGTGGTGGCTATATCGGCCATGGCCCAACCCTCCTCTGTCGATGAGCTGCTGAAGGAGGCAGGCTCCAAGTACTACCTCGGCGAGTATGCAGAGGCCAAGGAGATATACCTCAAGGTGCTCGAGCTCGATGAGCGCAATGTGTTTGCCCTGTATGGGGTGGCCAACTGCCTGTATGCCCTCGAAAGCTATGCTGAGGCCATAGAGTATTATGAGCGCGCCCTCGACGTTCAGCCAGATAATGTGGTGTTGCTCAACAACATTGCCAATGCCTACTATGCGCTGAAGCGCTACGAGGATGCCATTGCGTACTATGAGCGGGCGCTGCGGGTGGACCCAGCCAACGAGGTGGTGCTCGAGAACCTCGCAAACGCCCAGTATGCCGCTGGCGATTACGAGGGGGCAGATGCCACCCTCAAGAAGCTCGAGAGGGTGAGGCTCCCCACCTACATCCTCACAGCGAGGACACTTATGGAGAGGGGAAACTACACGGGCGCCATCCAGTACTACCAGCGGGCGCTGGATGTGGAGCCAGAGAACATCAGCCTGCTCGTGGAGCTCTCGTATGCCCAGTATCGCTCTGGAAGTCTCGAGGATGCCCTCGCCACCCACGCAAAGGCACTGGAGAGAATGGAGAGGGCAAGGGGCTACAGTGGTGCGCTGAGCTTATCGGACGATTCTGGGAGGGTGGTGAGGCTGGCAGAGGTGGGCATTCCATACACCCTGAGGCTGGCGCTCGAGCCGGGTCCAGATGCCCGGGCGGGCTATGTGTACGTGAAGATTTATGGATCTGAGGATTCTGAGGATACCCCAGCGGTGTGGGTGGATGGCAGACCCTATTATGCTCCCATAATACTCCGCTCTGATGAGCGAGCTGGCCCGAGGGTGGTGTTCACGCAGGCTGGCACGTACACATTCCAGCTCAACGAGGCAGATGCCCAGTATGTGGTGCAGGTGCTCGACCCTGCCAGGATGAGCGAGCTGGCATCCCAGCGGGCAATGAGCACGTATGTTGGGGGGCTGCTGCTCATGGCTGGCATTGGAGTCGTGCTGCTCGGGTTTATTGCATACAGGCTGGGGAGGGGGATGGGGCGGTGA
- a CDS encoding PKD domain-containing protein: protein MDEGSRRIVWGLCASLFLILLVSSCAAAQTDYPIAPADSVIQNALNSLKVNQSADGKIVSDSTTAWAVMAFASAGIDPHTLKTSPTSPSAVDYLLARGDSLSSATDYARQILALSAAGEPADKYVQTLLTYFDGTQFGDAGGLNDDIYALLALCSVGMNTGNSTVNTTLHYIKSHQNADGGWSWSLSSTSDTDTTAAAILALLAAGEPQSSSTITNALAFIKSRQNSDGGFGWDATYTQSNGDSDAYAIMAIWAAGQDPTSAEWTKGYNPVEHLLSLQRPDGSFAWNGTGDSTPDAIVALLGKFYPLHGFTNHLRVEGKNATLFEGDVFYTVPYVAIADNSGDAFDAFTEPCVAAQLETMNDSFGIPVYTTDAYGNYFVVGIAGENNSGADGWQYAVNYGKASVSAEDCVLKPGDGVVWYYGSQQAVLSALMVPEVVQVNRTFVAHALYYNQSRWMPLEGAYVWANGAPIAGPTNASGAVSMSFNASGNYTLWCAGAQTADYPGGDWRYVIRSEKVMVNAGIPPIPVAAVRHAINNVDSPVFFNGSGSYDPDGSIVSWVWDFGDGTWLHTNNSTTSHVYTHYMWNNGSYAPFMVNMTVYDNASAYNYTHIPVMVYMAGDANGDGVSNILDASLVGLHWNSHYGNADYDDGADLNNDDRVNILDAAIVGLNWNRRAE from the coding sequence ATGGATGAAGGCTCCAGAAGGATTGTGTGGGGGTTGTGTGCATCCCTGTTTTTGATTCTCCTCGTAAGCTCGTGTGCTGCTGCTCAGACGGATTATCCCATAGCTCCCGCGGACAGCGTGATACAGAATGCCCTGAACTCGCTGAAGGTGAATCAGTCGGCAGATGGTAAGATAGTTTCCGATTCAACAACTGCATGGGCGGTTATGGCGTTTGCCTCTGCGGGCATAGACCCGCACACTCTCAAGACGTCCCCCACGAGCCCGAGCGCTGTGGACTATCTGCTCGCGAGGGGGGACTCTCTTTCGAGTGCGACGGACTATGCACGGCAGATACTCGCTCTCTCGGCAGCTGGCGAGCCTGCCGATAAGTATGTGCAAACGCTTCTGACATACTTCGATGGCACCCAGTTTGGAGATGCGGGCGGGCTGAATGACGACATCTATGCATTGCTCGCGCTGTGCTCGGTGGGTATGAACACGGGCAACTCGACGGTGAACACCACCCTCCACTACATCAAAAGCCATCAGAACGCAGATGGTGGATGGAGCTGGTCACTCAGCTCCACGAGCGACACAGACACTACGGCAGCAGCCATCCTCGCACTTCTTGCGGCAGGCGAGCCACAGAGCTCGAGCACCATCACCAATGCCCTTGCCTTCATAAAGAGCAGGCAGAACAGCGATGGTGGCTTTGGATGGGATGCCACATATACACAGTCCAACGGGGACTCCGATGCCTATGCCATAATGGCGATTTGGGCGGCTGGACAGGACCCCACCAGTGCTGAGTGGACAAAGGGGTACAATCCAGTTGAGCATCTGCTCAGCCTTCAGAGGCCAGATGGCAGCTTTGCATGGAATGGCACTGGAGACTCCACGCCAGACGCCATCGTTGCCCTCCTGGGCAAGTTCTACCCCCTCCACGGCTTTACCAACCACCTCAGGGTTGAGGGCAAGAATGCCACGCTGTTCGAGGGCGATGTGTTCTACACCGTTCCATATGTGGCAATCGCGGACAACAGCGGCGATGCGTTCGATGCGTTCACCGAGCCCTGTGTAGCCGCACAGCTCGAGACGATGAACGACTCCTTCGGCATTCCAGTGTATACCACGGATGCATATGGCAACTACTTCGTGGTGGGCATAGCAGGGGAGAACAACTCTGGTGCGGACGGATGGCAGTATGCGGTGAACTATGGGAAGGCGAGTGTTTCGGCAGAGGATTGTGTGCTAAAACCCGGTGATGGGGTGGTGTGGTATTATGGCTCACAGCAGGCGGTGCTCAGCGCTCTCATGGTGCCCGAGGTCGTGCAGGTCAACAGGACGTTTGTGGCTCACGCACTCTACTACAACCAGTCCAGATGGATGCCGCTCGAGGGAGCGTACGTGTGGGCAAACGGCGCGCCAATCGCTGGGCCCACCAACGCCTCTGGTGCCGTGAGCATGTCCTTCAATGCGAGCGGCAACTACACACTGTGGTGTGCTGGAGCACAGACAGCCGACTATCCGGGGGGTGATTGGAGGTATGTGATAAGGAGTGAGAAGGTAATGGTCAACGCCGGTATACCCCCCATTCCCGTGGCCGCTGTAAGACACGCCATCAACAACGTGGACTCGCCAGTGTTCTTCAATGGCTCCGGCTCTTACGACCCTGACGGCTCCATCGTCTCATGGGTGTGGGACTTTGGAGATGGTACTTGGCTGCACACCAACAACAGCACCACCTCACACGTGTACACTCACTACATGTGGAACAATGGCTCTTATGCTCCATTCATGGTCAACATGACAGTGTACGACAACGCCAGTGCTTACAACTACACCCACATTCCCGTGATGGTGTACATGGCTGGGGATGCCAACGGCGATGGCGTATCGAACATACTGGATGCCTCATTGGTGGGTCTGCACTGGAACTCCCACTATGGCAACGCCGATTACGACGATGGAGCAGACCTGAACAACGACGACAGAGTGAACATCCTAGACGCCGCAATCGTGGGGCTGAACTGGAACCGACGGGCAGAATGA